Proteins from one Terriglobia bacterium genomic window:
- a CDS encoding PAS domain S-box protein, with the protein MSAAPDGNADVQPGSGSAEADAMSFFRLLRRWSRAEWMAASAALFCCVVGVLDMLAWHLHLVPWLTYPAGSMPMVHNTALLFFLSGISVLAVLARWPRMGLWIGIVVAAIAAAVELQYLANVDFGIDQLLCRAYLPGFSHPGGMAPNTALCFIAAGAALALANGRWRFALRAPLIGLLGSAVAVLGLAALLGYAISLATAYTWIASTPMALLTAVSLVILGIGNGALAWAATKAGAAPGWLAYVVLTGLASASALLWQALDAERRYPVKIYSSSPEVTLALGLVISLLAAGAIALAQMARRQARATAASNLQLAAEIEQRRQAERELQRMNRALRALSDCNQLLLHAPDEQSLLEGVCRILVEQCGYALAWVGHPQQDEAKTVRAVAAEGVAKDYLTPGLVTWADEERGRGPTGTAIRTGKTVTLDDASTDPRFGPWRERALSKSFHSSVCLPVDIGESLPAGLTIYSTQKGAFQGEELKLLAELAQDLGYGIRMLRMRAEREQAEHRMRYLAAIVESSEDAIYSKDMEGRILSWNRGAEKIYGYTAEEMVGQPVARLAAPEQGDEVERILERIRGGETVEHYETVRLRKDGTRCDVSVTVSPIHDPGGRITGASSIARDITDRKHTARRLAQQQFYTRSLIEASLDPLVTISREGKVTDVNRATVSVTGVSREELVGSDFCDYFSEPEQARAGYQQVFAEGFVRDYPLAIRHSSGRLTDVLYHATVFRNQDGEVEGVFAAARDITERKLAERRLQEQQYYARSLLEASLDPLVTISREGKITDVNRATETITEVARDRLIGSDFCDYFTEPRKARDGYQQVFAKGMVQDYALAIRHISGQVIDVLYNATLFRSEAGEIKGVFAAARDVTKQKRAESEAQRNMEELERSNAELQDFASIASHDLQEPLRKVLAFGEHLKEHSGDKLDDLGRDFLARMQNAAQRMSGLIDALLEYSRVATRALPFQLVDMLAVVFGVVADMEERIAKSHARIEVAAMPQVMADPMQVRQLVQNLVGNALKFQRPGTRPHVVIEGRTTGRGWSEISVRDNGIGFEEKYLDRIFRPFQRLHGRTEYEGSGMGLAICRKVVARHEGTITAHSAPGEGSTFVVTLPAAPQVQVELQERKEPWLTEKAAS; encoded by the coding sequence ATGAGCGCCGCTCCTGACGGTAACGCCGATGTCCAGCCTGGTAGCGGCAGCGCCGAGGCGGACGCGATGTCGTTCTTCAGATTGCTTCGCCGCTGGTCACGGGCCGAATGGATGGCCGCCTCCGCCGCGCTGTTCTGCTGTGTCGTCGGCGTACTGGACATGCTGGCCTGGCATCTTCACCTGGTTCCTTGGCTGACCTACCCAGCCGGCTCCATGCCGATGGTGCACAACACCGCCCTGTTGTTCTTCCTGAGCGGTATTTCGGTCCTGGCCGTGCTGGCACGGTGGCCGCGGATGGGGCTGTGGATCGGCATTGTGGTGGCAGCGATCGCCGCCGCGGTCGAACTGCAGTACCTGGCCAACGTGGATTTCGGCATTGACCAGTTGCTCTGCCGGGCGTACCTGCCCGGCTTTTCCCACCCGGGAGGCATGGCGCCGAACACCGCCCTTTGTTTCATCGCGGCTGGCGCAGCGTTGGCATTGGCCAATGGCCGATGGCGCTTTGCTCTGCGCGCGCCGCTCATCGGCTTGTTGGGATCGGCGGTCGCGGTGCTGGGGCTGGCCGCCCTGCTGGGATACGCCATCTCCCTGGCGACCGCCTACACCTGGATCGCCTCCACGCCGATGGCGCTGCTGACCGCGGTATCGCTGGTGATCCTGGGGATAGGCAATGGGGCGCTGGCCTGGGCGGCCACGAAGGCGGGAGCGGCGCCCGGCTGGCTGGCTTATGTGGTCCTTACCGGCTTGGCAAGCGCCTCCGCCCTGCTGTGGCAGGCGCTCGACGCGGAGCGCAGGTATCCAGTCAAGATCTACAGCTCGTCCCCGGAGGTGACGCTGGCGCTGGGACTGGTGATCTCGCTGCTGGCGGCTGGCGCCATCGCGCTGGCGCAGATGGCGCGGCGGCAGGCGCGCGCGACGGCGGCGAGCAACCTCCAACTCGCGGCCGAGATCGAGCAGCGCCGGCAAGCCGAAAGGGAACTGCAGCGAATGAACCGGGCCTTGCGCGCGCTCAGCGACTGCAACCAGCTATTGCTCCACGCGCCGGACGAGCAGTCCCTGCTGGAGGGAGTGTGCCGCATCCTGGTGGAGCAGTGCGGATACGCGCTGGCGTGGGTGGGGCATCCGCAGCAGGACGAAGCCAAGACGGTGCGGGCGGTGGCGGCTGAGGGCGTCGCGAAGGACTATCTCACGCCCGGGCTGGTGACCTGGGCCGACGAGGAGCGCGGGCGAGGACCGACGGGAACGGCGATACGAACCGGGAAGACCGTGACTCTCGACGACGCCTCCACCGATCCGCGCTTTGGTCCGTGGCGGGAGCGGGCGCTGAGCAAGAGCTTTCACTCCTCCGTGTGCCTGCCGGTCGATATCGGCGAGAGCCTGCCGGCAGGGCTGACCATTTATTCCACGCAAAAAGGAGCTTTCCAGGGCGAAGAACTGAAGCTGCTGGCCGAGCTGGCGCAGGACCTGGGGTACGGCATCCGCATGCTGCGCATGCGCGCCGAACGCGAGCAGGCCGAGCACCGGATGCGCTACCTGGCGGCAATCGTAGAGTCCTCCGAGGACGCGATCTACAGCAAGGATATGGAAGGAAGGATTCTCAGTTGGAATCGCGGGGCGGAGAAGATCTACGGCTATACGGCCGAGGAGATGGTGGGCCAGCCGGTGGCGCGACTTGCCGCGCCCGAGCAGGGCGACGAAGTCGAGCGGATCCTGGAACGCATTCGAGGGGGTGAGACGGTTGAGCACTACGAGACGGTACGGCTGCGGAAAGACGGAACACGATGTGATGTGTCGGTTACGGTATCGCCCATCCACGATCCCGGCGGGCGGATCACCGGCGCATCCAGCATTGCGCGCGATATTACGGATCGCAAGCACACGGCACGCCGCTTGGCGCAGCAGCAGTTCTATACCCGGTCGCTAATTGAGGCCAGCCTGGATCCGCTGGTGACCATCAGCCGCGAGGGGAAAGTCACGGACGTCAACCGGGCGACGGTATCGGTCACCGGCGTGAGCCGCGAGGAACTGGTCGGCAGCGATTTTTGCGATTACTTCTCCGAGCCGGAGCAAGCCCGCGCCGGGTACCAGCAGGTGTTCGCGGAAGGGTTTGTTCGGGACTACCCGCTAGCCATCCGACACAGTTCGGGCCGGCTCACCGACGTGCTCTACCACGCCACCGTGTTCCGTAATCAGGACGGTGAAGTGGAGGGCGTATTCGCGGCGGCGCGCGACATCACGGAGAGGAAGCTGGCGGAGCGCCGGCTGCAGGAACAGCAGTACTATGCGCGGTCGTTGCTCGAGGCCAGTCTGGATCCCCTGGTGACCATCAGCCGCGAGGGGAAGATCACGGACGTGAACCGGGCGACGGAAACGATCACCGAGGTGGCGCGCGATCGGCTGATCGGCAGCGATTTTTGCGACTACTTCACGGAACCCAGGAAGGCGCGCGATGGCTACCAGCAAGTGTTCGCGAAGGGCATGGTGCAGGACTACGCGCTCGCCATCCGGCACATTTCGGGCCAGGTTATCGACGTCCTGTACAACGCCACCCTGTTCCGCAGCGAAGCGGGGGAGATAAAAGGCGTATTCGCGGCGGCGCGGGACGTCACGAAACAAAAACGGGCAGAGTCGGAAGCACAACGCAACATGGAGGAACTGGAGCGCAGCAACGCCGAGCTGCAGGACTTCGCTTCCATCGCGTCGCACGATCTGCAGGAGCCGTTACGCAAGGTGCTGGCGTTCGGCGAGCACCTGAAAGAGCACAGCGGAGACAAGCTGGACGATCTGGGGCGGGATTTCCTGGCGCGGATGCAGAACGCGGCGCAGCGCATGTCGGGGCTGATCGATGCGCTGCTGGAGTACTCGCGGGTGGCGACGCGGGCCCTGCCCTTCCAACTGGTGGACATGTTGGCCGTGGTCTTCGGGGTGGTGGCGGACATGGAAGAGCGGATCGCGAAATCGCATGCCCGGATCGAGGTCGCGGCCATGCCGCAAGTGATGGCCGACCCGATGCAGGTGCGACAACTGGTGCAGAACCTGGTGGGCAACGCACTCAAGTTCCAGCGGCCCGGTACCAGGCCCCACGTGGTGATCGAAGGCCGGACCACCGGGCGCGGTTGGAGCGAGATCAGCGTGCGCGACAACGGGATTGGGTTCGAGGAGAAATATCTCGACCGGATCTTCCGCCCGTTCCAGCGGCTGCATGGGCGGACTGAGTACGAAGGCAGCGGCATGGGGCTGGCGATCTGCCGCAAGGTGGTGGCGCGGCATGAAGGCACGATCACCGCGCACAGCGCGCCGGGCGAGGGCAGCACGTTCGTGGTGACGCTGCCCGCCGCGCCGCAGGTGCAGGTCGAATTACAAGAGAGGAAAGAGCCATGGTTAACGGAAAAGGCGGCGAGCTAG
- a CDS encoding response regulator, producing the protein MVNGKGGELVRILLVEDDDDDYFLTAQALKGNRLLNEIKRVKDGVDLMHYLRHQDDFSNPEKAPEPSLILLDLNMPRMDGREALREIKSDPKLRHIPVVVLTTSRAEEDVVRSYDLGVNSFITKPVTFQGMVDAMKAVGRYWFEVVELPT; encoded by the coding sequence ATGGTTAACGGAAAAGGCGGCGAGCTAGTCCGAATCCTGCTCGTCGAAGATGATGACGACGATTACTTCCTGACGGCGCAGGCGCTGAAAGGGAACCGGTTGCTGAACGAAATCAAACGGGTGAAGGACGGCGTAGATCTGATGCACTACCTGCGCCATCAAGACGATTTTTCGAACCCCGAGAAAGCGCCCGAGCCGTCGCTGATCCTGCTGGACCTGAACATGCCACGCATGGACGGGCGGGAGGCGCTGCGGGAGATCAAGTCGGACCCGAAGCTGCGCCACATCCCGGTGGTGGTGCTGACCACGTCGCGGGCGGAAGAGGACGTGGTGCGCTCCTATGATCTGGGAGTGAATTCGTTCATCACCAAGCCGGTGACGTTCCAGGGGATGGTGGATGCGATGAAGGCGGTGGGGCGGTACTGGTTTGAGGTGGTGGAGTTGCCGACGTAG